The proteins below come from a single Candidatus Desulfarcum epimagneticum genomic window:
- a CDS encoding Type III-A CRISPR-associated RAMP protein Csm5, with the protein MKEIFKCFIKTLAPVHIGCDEVYEPAGFMIDEQAHTLISFDPIAFISSLDDLERNKFMSLCRRGDISSILETYQFLRGRKYPGKEVEVSTGFISHYQDTLSIPLNDKRRIQERLNRFEISRTSFLPGDNRPYIPGSSIKGAIRTACLNRLSQNEKLTREKGRFAARNLEKKLLDGGSFDTDPFRMLKVSDFMPVGGIKTKIAYAVNEKKKPSIHEAGGPYQILEIILPGCVFEGLITIEKPLKESGIRRPLSLDFLLGSLNLFYGNEKLREQNELQNISLSHSFKFDRDAIPIRVGRHSGAESVTIEGHRDIRIKGFQRGKDKFYDHATTFWFLSEYPKAKDKSNLLPFGWAQMSQLTEDLGKEFSEKERVWGEIKEKEILKREEEIERRKQEFLQERELKKARESQERKEAEEAARKKAELESMSPEDRAIEELKGFEGMTEAEAKVVEIYNSLNEFSDEKRLAVAQKLKDYWKSIDKWKKKSCSKKQWKKVSTIKGIVGD; encoded by the coding sequence ATGAAAGAAATATTCAAATGTTTTATAAAGACACTGGCCCCTGTGCATATCGGATGTGATGAGGTGTATGAGCCCGCCGGTTTTATGATAGATGAGCAGGCGCATACGCTGATATCTTTTGATCCCATCGCTTTTATTTCAAGCCTGGATGATCTGGAAAGAAACAAATTTATGTCCCTTTGCCGGCGAGGCGATATCTCATCAATTCTGGAAACATATCAATTCCTGAGGGGAAGAAAATATCCCGGGAAGGAGGTTGAAGTTTCCACAGGTTTTATCTCCCATTATCAGGACACTTTGTCGATTCCGCTAAATGATAAAAGAAGAATTCAAGAGAGACTGAACCGCTTTGAAATATCCAGAACGTCTTTTCTGCCGGGAGACAACAGGCCCTATATCCCAGGCTCATCAATCAAAGGCGCCATAAGAACAGCGTGCTTAAACCGGCTGAGCCAAAATGAAAAACTTACCCGGGAAAAAGGAAGATTCGCCGCAAGAAATCTGGAGAAAAAATTGCTGGACGGCGGGTCATTTGACACAGATCCCTTCAGGATGCTTAAGGTTTCCGATTTTATGCCGGTCGGCGGCATAAAGACAAAAATCGCATATGCTGTAAATGAAAAAAAGAAGCCATCCATACACGAAGCGGGCGGTCCGTACCAGATTTTAGAAATTATTTTGCCGGGCTGTGTTTTTGAAGGATTAATCACCATTGAAAAGCCTTTAAAAGAATCCGGGATCAGACGTCCATTATCCCTGGATTTTTTATTGGGAAGTTTAAATCTGTTTTATGGAAACGAAAAATTGAGGGAACAAAATGAGCTTCAGAATATCAGCCTGTCCCATTCATTTAAATTCGACCGCGATGCCATTCCCATAAGAGTCGGGCGGCACTCCGGAGCCGAGTCTGTGACAATAGAAGGTCACAGGGACATAAGAATCAAGGGATTTCAAAGAGGGAAAGATAAATTTTATGACCATGCGACGACCTTCTGGTTTCTGTCGGAATATCCAAAAGCAAAAGACAAATCAAATCTTTTGCCCTTCGGATGGGCGCAGATGTCACAATTGACGGAAGACTTGGGGAAAGAGTTTTCTGAAAAGGAGCGGGTTTGGGGTGAAATAAAGGAAAAAGAGATTTTAAAGCGGGAAGAAGAGATTGAAAGACGGAAACAAGAGTTTCTCCAGGAACGCGAATTAAAAAAAGCCAGGGAATCGCAGGAAAGAAAGGAGGCCGAGGAGGCCGCGAGAAAAAAAGCGGAGCTTGAGTCCATGTCTCCTGAAGACAGGGCGATTGAGGAGCTTAAGGGTTTTGAGGGCATGACTGAGGCCGAAGCAAAGGTGGTGGAGATTTACAACAGTTTGAATGAATTTTCGGATGAAAAAAGGCTGGCGGTCGCGCAAAAACTAAAAGATTACTGGAAGTCAATTGATAAATGGAAGAAAAAAAGCTGCTCAAAAAAACAGTGGAAAAAAGTCTCCACAATCAAGGGGATAGTGGGAGATTAG
- a CDS encoding conserved hypothetical protein (Evidence 4 : Unknown function but conserved in other organisms) has translation MKLEFYEIIIEPLSAFGTPLKGDTLFGQFCWQASYQTELLSSKFEDVIAEYAKKPFIVFSSAFPVFTDPEKVYLLKRPDIPAYMIFQRKSMCRREFREKARKNGRKNWIPVKQDLTVDLKKIDDDPYDDLFRQADQARNSINRITGATGKDHFAPYMTHIRFYRPGIRLVIFALIDTAQTDIERVGRGLEGIGKYGFGKDASTGMGRFRILEKNKLRRHDNKNVKAIYTLAPCVPAGSFFSKEYFKLFVRFGKHGDRLAVSRNPFKKPVMMADEGAVCQLGEDQSVLDQPYIGKAVTHISVAEEKTVAQGYAPYLPVKNWE, from the coding sequence ATGAAATTGGAATTTTATGAAATTATCATAGAGCCCTTATCGGCTTTTGGAACTCCTCTCAAAGGTGACACACTTTTTGGGCAATTCTGCTGGCAGGCGTCTTATCAAACAGAACTTCTCAGCTCAAAGTTTGAAGATGTCATCGCCGAATACGCAAAGAAGCCTTTTATTGTTTTTTCATCCGCCTTCCCGGTTTTTACGGATCCTGAAAAAGTGTATCTGCTCAAGCGCCCGGATATCCCGGCGTATATGATTTTTCAAAGGAAATCAATGTGCCGGAGGGAATTTCGGGAAAAGGCCAGGAAAAACGGGAGAAAAAACTGGATTCCCGTCAAACAGGATTTAACGGTTGATTTAAAAAAAATAGATGACGACCCATATGATGATTTGTTCAGGCAGGCGGACCAGGCGCGCAACTCCATCAACAGGATCACCGGCGCGACAGGGAAAGATCATTTTGCCCCGTATATGACCCATATCCGTTTCTATCGGCCGGGAATCCGGCTTGTCATATTCGCGCTCATTGACACCGCCCAGACCGATATTGAAAGAGTGGGTCGAGGATTGGAAGGCATTGGGAAATATGGCTTCGGCAAAGACGCTTCCACCGGTATGGGAAGGTTTAGAATCCTGGAAAAAAATAAGCTGCGCCGCCATGACAATAAGAATGTAAAGGCCATATACACGCTTGCTCCCTGTGTGCCCGCCGGTTCATTTTTTTCAAAAGAATACTTTAAGCTGTTTGTCAGATTTGGAAAACATGGAGATCGCCTCGCCGTTTCCCGGAATCCTTTTAAAAAACCGGTCATGATGGCGGACGAGGGAGCTGTGTGTCAATTGGGCGAAGATCAATCGGTTTTGGATCAGCCCTACATCGGAAAGGCGGTGACCCATATATCTGTCGCAGAGGAGAAAACTGTGGCCCAGGGTTACGCCCCTTATTTGCCTGTAAAAAATTGGGAATGA
- a CDS encoding conserved hypothetical protein (Evidence 4 : Unknown function but conserved in other organisms) — MKLLDIKEIKGTIALKSGLHIGSGDNDMSIGGTDNPVVRHPFTKEPYIPGSSLKGKIRSLLEMKYGLMGETEGAPVKIGDLKKFKEDGDKKNCKKILKLFGSGASSDEDDQQALSEIGPTRLSFADCPLNEKFAKRAKERHMPFFEVKSENTIDRIKGTARDPRTVERVPAGVIFDFSVSIKHFEQDDYEGTEKILRDGIQLLESDALGGSGSRGYGRVTFDSDDLKKNDK; from the coding sequence ATGAAGCTTCTGGATATCAAGGAAATAAAAGGGACAATAGCGCTTAAAAGCGGCCTTCATATCGGCTCCGGCGACAATGATATGAGCATAGGCGGAACAGACAATCCTGTCGTGAGGCATCCCTTCACAAAAGAGCCGTATATCCCGGGCTCCTCTCTCAAAGGAAAGATACGCTCGCTTCTGGAGATGAAATATGGGCTCATGGGAGAAACCGAGGGAGCCCCGGTAAAAATTGGGGATTTGAAAAAATTCAAGGAAGATGGGGATAAGAAAAACTGCAAAAAAATATTAAAACTGTTCGGATCAGGGGCCTCTTCGGATGAGGATGACCAGCAGGCGCTTTCAGAGATAGGCCCCACCCGTCTTTCTTTCGCGGACTGCCCTTTAAATGAAAAGTTCGCCAAAAGAGCGAAAGAGCGGCATATGCCTTTTTTTGAGGTGAAGTCTGAAAACACCATCGACAGAATTAAAGGCACAGCACGAGATCCAAGAACTGTGGAAAGGGTTCCGGCGGGCGTGATTTTTGATTTTTCCGTTTCTATCAAACATTTTGAACAAGACGATTATGAAGGAACAGAGAAAATCCTGCGCGACGGGATTCAACTCTTAGAATCGGATGCCCTGGGGGGCAGCGGCAGCAGGGGATATGGAAGAGTGACGTTTGACTCCGACGATTTAAAGAAAAATGACAAATAA
- a CDS encoding CRISPR type III-A/MTUBE-associated protein Csm2, producing the protein MEKIQFWEDREKKLVHIKLLSEVADKFARKIAEDNKRNKKMNKRTQIRKFYDEVSHLNMEARELEPDDPDYDRRWNAILALVNMLVAKAAYARGRELISGHFLAFIKDSVLDIEEKDDLKVFGYFFEAFMGFYKLRGPKT; encoded by the coding sequence ATGGAGAAAATTCAATTCTGGGAAGACAGAGAAAAGAAACTGGTTCACATAAAATTGTTGTCCGAGGTGGCGGATAAGTTTGCCCGGAAAATAGCCGAGGATAACAAGCGAAACAAAAAAATGAACAAAAGGACACAAATCAGGAAATTTTACGATGAAGTGTCGCATCTGAACATGGAAGCCAGGGAACTGGAGCCGGATGACCCGGACTATGACAGAAGGTGGAACGCGATCCTGGCCCTCGTGAACATGCTGGTCGCAAAAGCCGCGTACGCCAGGGGCCGTGAGCTTATTTCCGGTCATTTTCTGGCATTTATAAAGGATTCTGTTTTAGATATCGAAGAAAAGGATGATTTGAAAGTTTTTGGATATTTTTTTGAAGCTTTCATGGGTTTTTATAAACTGCGCGGGCCTAAAACATAA